A stretch of Gallus gallus isolate bGalGal1 chromosome 2, bGalGal1.mat.broiler.GRCg7b, whole genome shotgun sequence DNA encodes these proteins:
- the ERP44 gene encoding endoplasmic reticulum resident protein 44, producing MRPAIFLLPPQPGRLFLLLVSWLFNPTRSEITSLDSGNIDDILNNADVALVNFYADWCRFSQMLHPIFEEASNVIKEEYPDKNQVVFARVDCDQHSDIAQRYRISKYPTLKLFRNGMMMKREYRGQRSVTAIADYIRQQKSNPIREVQDLEEINTVDRSRRNIIGYFEQKDSDNYRTFERVANILHDDCVFLSAFGAISKAERFSGDNIIYKPPGENAPDMVYLGSLTNFDLIYAWTQDKCVPLVREITFENGEELTEEGLPFLILFHMKDDLESLEKFQQEVARQLISEKGTINFLHADCDKFRHPLLHIQKTPTDCPVIAIDSFRHMYVFPDFNDLSVPGKLKQFVLDLHSGKLHREFHHGPDPTDVAPGQPMQDVASSPPESSFQKLAPSEHRYTLLREKDEL from the exons GTGTCTTGGCTTTTTAATCCAACAAGAAGTGAAATAACAAGTCTAGATAGCGGAAATATAGATGACATTTTAA aCAACGCAGATGTTGCTTTAGTTAATTTCTATGCTGATTG gtgccGCTTCAGCCAAATGTTGCATCCTATTTTTGAGGAGGCTTCTAATGTAATTAAGGAAGAATACCCAGATAAGAATCAAGTAGTGTTTGCTAGAGTGGACTGTGATCAACATT CGGATATAGCTCAGAGATATAGGATAAGCAAATACCCAACGCTGAAGCTCTTCCGGAATGGAATGATGATGAAGAGAGAATACAGGGGCCAGAGGTCTGTGACAGCAATAGCAGATTATAtcaggcagcagaagagcaatCCTATACGGGAGGTCCAGGATTTGGAAGAAATTAATACCGTTGAT CGCAGCAGAAGAAATATCATTGGGTACTTCGAGCAAAAGGACTCTGACAATTACAGAACATTTGAAAGAGTAGCGAATATTTTACACGATGACTGTGTATTCCTGTCTGCCTTTGG GGCTATTTCAAAAGCAGAGCGATTTAGCGGAGACAATATAATCTACAAGCCACCAGGG gaGAACGCTCCGGATATGGTGTATTTGGGCTCCCTAACCAATTTTGATTTGATTTACGCATGGACACAAGATAAATGCGTACCGCTCGTTCgagaaattacatttgaaaatggGGAG gAACTGACAGAAGAAGGCCTTCCTTTCCTCAtacttttccacatgaaggatGATTTGGAGAGCTTAGAGAAATTCCAACAGGAGGTTGCACGACAATTAATAAGTGAAAAAG GTACAATAAACTTCCTCCATGCTGACTGTGACAAATTCAGGCACCCACTCCTCCACATTCAGAAGACTCCCACAGACTGTCCAGTTATTGCCATCGATAGCTTCAGGCACATGTATGTCTTTCCAGACTTCAACGATCTGTC AGTTCCAGGTAAACTGAAGCAATTTGTACTAGACTTGCATTCTGGAAAACTGCATAGAGAGTTTCATCATGGCCCTGATCCAACTGATGTAGCACCTGGACAG ccaATGCAGGATGTAGCCAGCAGCCCACCAGAGAGCTCCTTCCAGAAACTGGCACCCAGTGAACATAGGTACACCTTATTGAGGGAAAAAGATGAACTTTAA